A stretch of DNA from Camelus ferus isolate YT-003-E chromosome 18, BCGSAC_Cfer_1.0, whole genome shotgun sequence:
ccGGGACCACCAGCTTCTCTGGCTGAGCAGGGCCACTGCCCCCGAGAAGAGGACCCCCAGACGCAGGCTGCCCGGCTAGGGGCTTCTGTCCAGCCTTACCTGAGAGGCTGGCCCCGGTGCCAGCCCGGCCCGGTGTCCTGTTCACCTGCACTGGGGTCAGGGTGATGCAGACACCCCCCTCGGAGCTCCGGGAGACCTGGGTCGTGTCACTCGCCCAGGGCTCTCCCAGGACCTGTGGCTCCTTCTGCTCCAGGGCCCTGGATGGAAGGTGGGAGGTCAGTGGAGGGTGGACAGGCCTCCCCGCACCCCGGCACAGACAAGCCGGAGGGACGTGTGCCAGCCCGGAGAAAGGAGCTAGGCGCCCTTGGGCTCATGTCCCTGAGTGGCTCACTCTGCAGCACAGGGGCATGCCGACGTGGGTGTGAGCTTGGGCTCAGGTGCCCACAGCTGATGCCCACACGGCCACGGAGCCCTCCCCACCGCCAGGCCCCCGAGTGTGCAGACCCGCAACTCGCAACCTGCCCACATGTGCCAGACCGCGGCGGGGACCCAGGGTGGCCGCCCGCACAGGTGGCCCCAGACCAACACACCCAGCCCGCAGGGTGGGCTCGAGCGCCCACCTGACCCTGGCCGGGGCAGCCTCGTCCACGGAAGGCCGCAGGGGCCCTCCCCCTCCTTGTCCCGACTGAGCTTTCTGTggaggctgcccctgccccaccgcCAGGCCTACCAGCAGGCGGGGGTCCCAGCGGGCTCCAGGATCAGGCCGGGTGGGCGCCCGCCAGCAGGTGTGCTCACTCCTGGGCCTCCAGACTGGGTCAGAGGGAGGATCCCGGGGGGCCTGCTGGACCCTCCCTGCACTACCTGGCCTCCCCAGTACAGTTACGGGGACACATGGCCCCACGTCTCGCAGGCCGGCGTGAGCTGTCCCCTGTCACTTAGACCGGCATGAGCTAGCTCTTGCTTCTACAGCTGACACGTACGGGAGACACGCACACATCCCTGCTGTGGGCGCCAGCGGGTCAGAGCGGGCGCTGTTATTCACCTGCAAGCATTTGTTAAacgcctactgtgtgccgggcccTGTGCTTGCCCTGGACACAGGCTCCTGCGAGCGCAAACCCACAGCCCAGGTGTAGGGCCAGCACCCTCAGGAGCCCTcgccctgcccctcacctctcaGTGGGGCTCTTTTTCTCCACAGGCTTCAGGCGGGCCCTCCATCCTGCCGGCCCGTCCTCCTGGCCACCCTGGGAGCTGGTGCTCGAgcctgggtgggggtgaggtgggagaaGCTGGGGAAGGCAGCACCTCGCCCATCCCTAGGTCCTGTCACCATCCCCCCTCACGTAGCCCCACAGCCAGTCGGGCCCCCGGGAAGCAGCCCTGGTTGAGTCAGGGACGGGAGCTCCAGCCGGCCCCTGTGCTGTGTGTGCCTGGGGGAttcactgcccctctctgggcctcaactgCCCCTGCTGACAAACAGGCGAGGGTGTGACAGGCTGAGCCCTAGGGGCACTGACTGTCTTGTGTGTGCGGGTTGACCGGGGGCCACCTGCAGGCCTCCTGGGCTCAGGGCAGAGTGGCTTTCAGGGTGGGGGCTCAGCTGAGGGAATGAGGGTGGGAAGAATGCTTTACAAGGTGTCTCTGAGCCAGCTCAAGGATGTCGCGGGTGCCCCTGAGAGACAGCCCGGCGCCCAGAAAAAGCCGGCTGTGTAGTTCTGCAGAAAAGTGTACAGAACAGTCCTGGAAGCTCAAGGCCAGTGCAACCGGGGACtccggggtggggcagggaggcatCGAGGCCTCTGGAGCTCAGGCCACAGTCGTCAGGACAGGGCAGTCATGACAGACCCGCAGGGACAGTGGCTGCAAACCCCATGGGAGAGGGGGAGAACCTGCAGAGCAGGGCAAAGAGGGCTCGCCCGCCTGGTGCTGTCAGCGGGGAACAGCGGCGTGGCGGGGGCTGGTGGGTGGGACGATGGTGACAGAGGAGGACAGATTCCCAGAGTGGGACCCCGGGAGCCAGACTGTGAGACAGCAAATCACAGAACTGCAGGCCAAAAGCAGAGTGGCCACGACACCCAGCAAGAGCCTGGGTGCGGCAACACCATGGAGCAGCAGACCCTGGCACCGCCCCCCTGCCAATGCTACCATTTTAGGGGCTCTTACCCTTAGCCGGCGGGGCCTCCGGCTTCGGCCTGGAGCCAGCACCTGCCCTGACAGCccctgaggacacagccaggCTCTTCTTGCCCACCTGGGGTGGCGGGGATGCCCGGGAGGGGCTACTGACACCCAGGGGGGCTGGTGGCTCAGTCCTCGCAGCGGagctgagggcctggggagaTACTGACTGTGACAGCTTGGCGGCTGGACTCACTCCTTGCCCTTCAGTTCTGGGAAGGGAGTTCGGAGCAGGAGAGGTGGCCAGGGAGGGCCTGTGCAGGAGAAAGCAGGCATCAGGAGTGGGTGGATCACCTTGACCCCCAGGTAGAAGCCCCTCAGTGCCCCCCAGCAGCTGGTTCCCAATGCCCACCCTCCTGAGGGAGGGAGACCACCCCTCTGAGGAACGAGGTGGGCTGTGGGCATCCACCGCTCACACGGGCACAGCAGCACCTGCTCTTACCCTCCTGTTTAACTCCAGGGTCAGCTGACATTAAAACGCCCCCAAAACCCACCAGGCGtggggtgtgtgggtgggggccACAGCCCTAGTCACCCCATCCTGCGCCCACCCACCCGGAAGCAGCGGGGACTTCACAGTGGAGATTGCACTCCACCCTGAGACATGCGCGAAGCCAGCACACGCGCCAGCATACACCCCCTCAGGCGCGGGCCCAGCGGGGCCCAGGGCACCGCCCCAAGCCAGGCCGGGTCCTCTGTGTGCCCCCGCCCCTCCTGCAGCCAAGTTCTCCACCCCCTGCTCGTCCCCTACTCCAGGCTGGCTCCCCGGAGGAGCTGGTCCCCACCCCCGCCAGACGTGTCCTCAGGGAGTGCTCCCCTGAGAGTCCTCATACGGTCTCGGCCCCCAAGAACCTTGGACACCCCCTAGTGCTGGAATGGCCAGGTGGGCCGgctctccccagccctgagcccacCCTGGGAGCCCTGGGTGATGGGGCGGGGGTCAGGCAGCTGTCAGCTGGGGACACCCCCAAGCAAGTGGGTGCAGCCTTGGTGGCCAGACTGGTGTGGAACCTCCCTACTGGCTGTTGGGGAGTGAATGGTGTCCCCCCCAAATCCACACCCACCCGGAAGCTCAGAGCGGGACATTTGGAAGCAGGCTCTTTGCAGGTATAATCAAGTTAGGATGAGGTGGTCCTGGATGAGGGAGGCCCTCAGTCCAGTGACAAGAGTCCTTGTAAGAGAGAAAAGTAGAGGACAGACACAGAGCGGAGGCcgtgaagacagagcagagacgGAGCCAAGGACACAGGAGCCCCGGGAGCTGGAGGAGGCGGGAGGCAGCCCCCTGAGCACCTTCGAGGGGACGGCCCTGCCCACACTCGGAGCTCAGCCTTCTGGCCTCCACAACTGCAAAGGGACAGAGGTCTCGTTTTAGCCACCCGACCCGCGGTGCTTGTCCAGCAGCCCCGGGACACTAACACGGTGACCCTCCTCCATCCCGGCACACTGTCTGCTCCCCGTCCAGTGGGCAGAAGGCACATCCGTGGGCAGGGAAGGCTCAGACCCCGTTCGAGTCAGACAAGCCAACACTCCTCCACTCACagcctccgtttccccatctgGGAGGGGGGTGTCCACGTGTAGGACTCAGCGTGTGACACACGGCGCCCCTGGGCGGCAGCGTCGGTGATACAGTGACAGCCTCGTCCCCTCCCGCTGGCCCCCGGGCACTCCGGACCCCCAGGCTCATTCTCCATATTTCCCagactaggaaactgaggcagggagagtgCAGCCCAGCCGTCACACAGCCAGGCAGGGGCAGCGGCCAGaacccctccccagccaccccaaCCCCTCTGGCCTCCTGGGGCCCTGGAAGCTGCTGGGCGGGTGGGGGCTGCACCCCAGtcccacctctcccacccacctgccAGGTGCATGAGTGCCGGCCTCCCTGCGCTCTGGAAGGGCTTTCCGGAGGATGCTCAGTGCCTGCTCCCTGCTGCCGTCCCTGGAAGGTGTATTCGCTGCAGCTGGGACCCTGCCGGccgggccagggctgggggaggctccAGGCTTCTGGAAGAACCTCTCCCGGGCCTGCTGCGTCCTGGAGGACGACGGGGTCCAGGCCAGGGAGTTCGCAGGGGCTGGAGACGCTGGTCTTGACCCGACCTTGGTCTGGAGGGCTGCCGCTTGAGGGGCTGCCCGGCCCGGAGGTGTGGCCGGGCGAGGGTCCAGGGCACTCGGGGTTGTGGCAGGACGGGGGCTGCCTGCCGGTGATGACCACCCTGTCGGGGAGCTCTTGGTCACAGGAGTGCTGGCTTTGCCACCCACAGGGGCCGCCGAGAAGCTGGGCCCAGCTGGGCTCTctgtgtgagcttggggagaggaGGCCGGAGGGTCAGCTGCAGCTGGAAGGAACCCTTTGGCAGTGGAGTTGCCCACCTTGGGCTCCCAGGCAGCCGGCCTGGCCTTTGGCCCTGCATCTCTCTGCCTGCTCGCCTCCTGGGTCTTCCTTGGGGCGCCAGGGGGCTTGGAGTCCATGGGGATGGCCCTGGGCTGCCCAGGGGCCAGGCCCGGCAATGCAGGGCTGGCAGAGGCGGCTTCAGGGCGGTGGCTGGTGCAGATGAAGACGCCGGGCTCCCCCGTGGCCCTGTAGGCCCCTGAGTGCAGCGTGTTGGAGCACTGCTTACACCTGGGGGCGGGCGGGGAGACCAGAGGCGCTCCAGCCGCGTGCTAGCTCATTCTGGCTTCCCCAGAGCACACACCCTGGATCCTACAGCCCCTCAGGTGGTTGGtgattcactcaacaaacacctCCTCTCCCAGCTGTTAATCCTTCAGTCGCAGCCTCCCCCATGGCCCTCGCTAGGGGTGCGGACACCCGGGAAGTGCTCGTactggccagcaggcacatgcgcgcgtgcgcacacactcGCACGCGGGACCCACCTGAAGCAGCCCCGGTGGTAGAGCCGCCCGTCTGCCAGGTGCC
This window harbors:
- the MICALL2 gene encoding MICAL-like protein 2 isoform X4 gives rise to the protein MVALKVPDRLSILTYVSQYYNYFHGRSPIGGMAGVKRRPSDSSEDPSGKKAWSPPARPTPTPTRGQPLSPVSTNPTVPQKDGGTEGPPLKAGQASAVSSVSSACGVCGRHVHLVQRHLADGRLYHRGCFRCKQCSNTLHSGAYRATGEPGVFICTSHRPEAASASPALPGLAPGQPRAIPMDSKPPGAPRKTQEASRQRDAGPKARPAAWEPKVGNSTAKGFLPAAADPPASSPQAHTESPAGPSFSAAPVGGKASTPVTKSSPTGWSSPAGSPRPATTPSALDPRPATPPGRAAPQAAALQTKVGSRPASPAPANSLAWTPSSSRTQQARERFFQKPGASPSPGPAGRVPAAANTPSRDGSREQALSILRKALPERREAGTHAPGSCGGQKAELRVWAGPSPRRPSLATSPAPNSLPRTEGQGVSPAAKLSQSVSPQALSSAARTEPPAPLGVSSPSRASPPPQVGKKSLAVSSGAVRAGAGSRPKPEAPPAKGSSTSSQGGQEDGPAGWRARLKPVEKKSPTERALEQKEPQVLGEPWASDTTQVSRSSEGGVCITLTPVQVNRTPGRAGTGASLSAASPSPSPSRRRKLTVPASLDVSGNWLRPEPLEQEGPAQRWKEESAPPQGRPGRPLGLAGAPTSPGTSVTSPVRLHPDYVPQEEIQRQVQDIERQLDVLELRGVELEKRLRAAEGDDSEDALMVDWFRLIHEKQLLLRLESELMYKARDQRLEEQQLDIEGELRQLMAKPECLKSPQDRQREQDLLNQYVNTVNDRSNIVDFLDEDRLREQEEDEVLHNMIQKLDLQRRGSDQRKKPRFRLSSIWSPKSRSRTPE
- the MICALL2 gene encoding MICAL-like protein 2 isoform X6 encodes the protein MAAIKALQQWCRQQCEGYRDVSITNMTTSFRDGLAFCAILHRHRPDLINFDALRKENIFENNQLAFRVAEEQLGIPALLDAEDMVALKVPDRLSILTYVSQYYNYFHGRSPIGGMAGVKRRPSDSSEDPSGKKAWSPPARPTPTPTRGQPLSPVSTNPTVPQKDGGTEGPPLKAGQASAVSSVSSACGVCGRHVHLVQRHLADGRLYHRGCFRCKQCSNTLHSGAYRATGEPGVFICTSHRPEAASASPALPGLAPGQPRAIPMDSKPPGAPRKTQEASRQRDAGPKARPAAWEPKVGNSTAKGFLPAAADPPASSPQAHTESPAGPSFSAAPVGGKASTPVTKSSPTGWSSPAGSPRPATTPSALDPRPATPPGRAAPQAAALQTKVGSRPASPAPANSLAWTPSSSRTQQARERFFQKPGASPSPGPAGRVPAAANTPSRDGSREQALSILRKALPERREAGTHAPGSCGGQKAELRVWAGPSPRRPSLATSPAPNSLPRTEGQGVSPAAKLSQSVSPQALSSAARTEPPAPLGVSSPSRASPPPQVGKKSLAVSSGAVRAGAGSRPKPEAPPAKGSSTSSQGGQEDGPAGWRARLKPVEKKSPTERALEQKEPQVLGEPWASDTTQVSRSSEGGVCITLTPVQVNRTPGRAGTGASLSAASPSPSPSRRRKLTVPASLDVSGNWLRPEPLEQEGPAQRWKEESAPPQGRPGRPLGLAGAPTSPGTSVTSPVRLHPDYVPQEEIQRQVQDIERQLDVLELRGVELEKRLRAAEGDDSEDALMVDWFRLIHEKQLLLRLESELMYKARDQRLEEQQLDIEGELRQLMAKPECLKSPQDRQREQDLLNQYVNTVNDRSNIVDFLDEDRLREQEEDEVLHNMIQKLDLQRRGSDQRKKPRFRLSSIWSPKSRSRTPE
- the MICALL2 gene encoding MICAL-like protein 2 isoform X3; its protein translation is MAAIKALQQWCRQQCEGYRDVSITNMTTSFRDGLAFCAILHRHRPDLINFDALRKENIFENNQLDTGVPCWLEKAAPDHVYKAFRVAEEQLGIPALLDAEDMVALKVPDRLSILTYVSQYYNYFHGRSPIGGMAGVKRRPSDSSEDPSGKKAWSPPARPTPTPTRGQPLSPVSTNPTVPQKDGGTEGPPLKAGQASAVSSVSSACGVCGRHVHLVQRHLADGRLYHRGCFRCKQCSNTLHSGAYRATGEPGVFICTSHRPEAASASPALPGLAPGQPRAIPMDSKPPGAPRKTQEASRQRDAGPKARPAAWEPKVGNSTAKGFLPAAADPPASSPQAHTESPAGPSFSAAPVGGKASTPVTKSSPTGWSSPAGSPRPATTPSALDPRPATPPGRAAPQAAALQTKVGSRPASPAPANSLAWTPSSSRTQQARERFFQKPGASPSPGPAGRVPAAANTPSRDGSREQALSILRKALPERREAGTHAPGSCGGQKAELRVWAGPSPRRPSLATSPAPNSLPRTEGQGVSPAAKLSQSVSPQALSSAARTEPPAPLGVSSPSRASPPPQVGKKSLAVSSGAVRAGAGSRPKPEAPPAKGSSTSSQGGQEDGPAGWRARLKPVEKKSPTERALEQKEPQVLGEPWASDTTQVSRSSEGGVCITLTPVQVNRTPGRAGTGASLSAASPSPSPSRRRKLTVPASLDVSGNWLRPEPLEQEGPAQRWKEESAPPQGRPGRPLGLAGAPTSPGTSVTSPVRLHPDYVPQEEIQRQVQDIERQLDVLELRGVELEKRLRAAEGDDSEDALMVDWFRLIHEKQLLLRLESELMYKARDQRLEEQQLDIEGELRQLMAKPECLKSPQDRQREQDLLNQYVNTVNDRSNIVDFLDEDRLRRRTRCCTT